The stretch of DNA TCTTATGTTTGAGTATGCAACaagctgctgctgctctttTTCCTCTTGGAGTAAACAGCTGTAGTCCAGATTTCTCCTTCTCCACATGCTACATCTTTCATGCGCAGACAGGACACCACTGATTTCAAACAGTCTCTGAATTGTAGCCACCCTGGAGAATGTGTGGTTTTAGATTGTTGTCTTGCTGGGTTGTTTTCTTTgagctttttttaattgttcttcATGGTGTTTTACGCAGTGGTTACCTTTTTCTTGAAGCTCTAGCCTTACCATTGATCTGCATACACTGTATTCCCTGCCTCTGCTGTGTAAGTGGCTTGCCTGTGTCCGTACAGTAAATTAGCGTTTAATTGTCTGCTTCAGCAAAATGGAACAGTGacctaaaaatgaaaatgttacaaaatcaAAACGAGGACTTGAACATAACTGTAATGTAAATGCAAAgttaaaaaggggaaaaaaagccaaaGGAGCAAACAAGTGTCCTTTTGCATCAAGATGTGTATTTGGGCAAGATAATGCTGTTCAgcagggaggagggaggggcaATACTAACTAAAAATACCTTCAGTTTATCCCTTTCCCATTAAGTGACACTCGTGCCCCAATAGAGgtataatacaggtgaaaaacTGGTTTCTTTTTTGGGTTGTGAGAGGCAAACTTAACAGGGACatggaaaaaacaaatgttattcCCATAAAAGACtcttttgtggaaaagaagTGAATTCACGTCTTCTCTAAACCTTTGAATCTGTCTTCCACCTTCTTTATTTTGCTGTAAGGTCTGCCTGGGTTGTTTCATTTAGTGGAATTAAGAGCAGTGGCTAGTTTCTATGACTTTAGGTGTATATCTTTTGTGTCTCTCCCCACTAACTATCTGATAAAATGTTATCTTTTTACAGGTTTAAGTAagaatgtggggaaaaaaacagtatcTGAAGTGTAGAAAGctgaaaaatcttttaaatcCTACAAAAGAGTGCATCTTTCTCTTTGTGCTTGCTGTGTGTAGGTTTTTAATGCTGATTTCCCCAAATCTCTGATGGCCTGTAATGTTACAGAGATAAAAATTACTACAGTTGATCAACTGCAATAAAGTATGTCACTGGAATACAAAAAGATGCTGTCACTTTAATTGGGAGAGCTTTGCATATTCTAGTAGGCACCACACAATGTTGCTAGATCCAATCACAGACACTGAGTCCAGCTATTGGCTCAGCTTCCTCTGGACTCCTGATTCCATCTGCGGGGGTTACAATTTCTACTCTCCTCATCCATTCAACTCCTGTAGTCAGCAAAACAACCCAGCACAGACTACTGTAGCAGGCATCTCTCTCAGAATCCCTGGGAACTGTATCCTTGTGCAGACGTGGTGCTGGTAGCACCACTGCAGCAACACTAAATCTAGGTCTGTCAAACGAGGCAGAGCAAGCAAGCGAGGGAGAGGGAGCAAGCAAGCGATCGATTCATTTGATAACTTAAAATAATGGAGCGCAAGGGAGACTGTCAAGCACTGGATCAGACTTAAAAAGAGTCAATTACTTGATCAGATTATAGTGATCTACTTGCGAGGAGGAGGAAAAAAGTAATTCTGCTCTCAGAGGGCGAAATAAAAGAGGATTGCTGCTGCTAAGTGTTCTGCTGGCTGGCTCCTGCACTATCCCGGAGACTCtctcctttttaatgtttttgaatgTCACTCAACTGCTGAGCAGGTAAACACACTCATGGTAGAtgccaaaggaaagaacatGAAATGTCTCACTTTCTTCTTGATGCTTCCAGAGTCAGTGAAGATTAGGTCCAATAAAGGTTCAAAGAAGGGGAGCCCCACAAACTCGAAGTTGCCTCCAGCGTGCTATGAAATTATCACCTTAAAaaccaagaagaagaagaagatggcTGCAGAGATTTTCCCGACCAAGAAGCCAGCCAGTACCTCCTCGGTCCAGCAATTCCAGCAGCAAAacctgaacaacaacaacaccattCAGACAACCAACTGGCAAGGGCTGTACCCCACTATACGGGAAAGGTAGGTAAAGGGGGACATTTCTCATTCGGAAGTATCTTAAATCAGCCTTGACCTGCACCAGAATACTTACTACCAAGTTTGTAGACGGATATATTACAGGTGGTTTTTCGTTCATCATTAATTTAGTGGCACTGTACCACTTGTTGTAGtaactgtatcttttttttttaaataaggcagcctaagttaaatattttattgcattaaATATAGGCTGCTCTTTAGAAAACATGCACCTGGAGGTGGAGTGACCTTCAAGGACttgtggtatttaaaaaaaaactaacactgTCCGCGACAGTAGAAACCAGCCTCACGGTGTGTTTTGGATTACAGTAAATTATTCCCAGTAATTCATGTAGAAATATTAGTGAAAACTTTATATTTGATAAATGGGAGGGTATACTAGTATCGAATGCAGCCTCGTCCAGTGAATTATAGAGTGCATCTGCCTGGGCTCCAGTTGCAGGGGTAAACACAAGTGACAGGAGACCGTTATATGCAGAGGGTGTAGAGTATGTTCTGggttaaaagaaatatttacaGAGGAAAACCCCAGACTGGCAAGCAGCTCTTTGCATTCAGTGGGagtgctgttgttttttaaatgtattgtgatATTTAAGTGTTTCTGGATTTTAGGATTTGAAGTTTGTTGAGACATCACTTGCTATGCTTTTGACatgtttcactttttgattaaagaaAATGACCCTTGCAGAAGGCATTTAGATTTCACCTTTCTGAAACAGCCATGCACAGAATTTGCTGAAAATCTGTTCTGAAGGAACTGTAATTGCAACAGTTAAATTGTCAGGAGTCAAAGCAATCTGTTCTTTGTAGTagtagtattttattttgttaaaggtTACACAATGTAGCAACTTCTTTTTTTGGGCCACTCAAATTCCATGGCTGTGAAAGTCTGCTGCGTTCTGTGGTGCCACACATCACAAGTGCTTTTCCTCTTTATTTCCCCACAATAACGGTCTGTTTCTTCTTCTCCAAAGTTTgaagctttttgttttcaaaatgctaCTTCAGCTGAATTGCTGATTTTAATGCAATGTCCAAAATGTCCTAAAGTGAAGTGTTTGGTTCATGAGTTTTTATACTCCCATATTTAAACAAGCTTCGATGTCAAAAGAAGTATTTCTCACCTCTCGCCATCAGACCCGAGAACTTTAGTTTGCTTGCATTTTCTGAGTCCTGCTTTCAAGAAAGAAATAAATATCAAaactacacttacagtacaatagCAGATGctgattttgctttaaaaaatcttCTTTCCATCTCTGATGGGAGGTAGAGTTGTCCAAGTTAAGGCCACACTGATGCAGTGTTGTGTGTTTCTCTTGCTTCCAGAAATGCAGTGATGTTTAACAATGAGCTGATGGCAGATGTTCATTTTGTGGTTGGCCCACCTGGAGGGACTCAGCGGTTGCCTGGACACAAAGTAAGCTTTAACGGCAGACATTGACGCAGAGATGGTCTTGTGTAATCATTTCCTGAAAGTAGCACATCTCATCAATGGCAGAATAAAACGGAATTACTCATCAATAATGATGCTGCGTATCACTAATCCAAATGATTtggttaattatttttcataatgaAAGTAAAACAGCAGTTGCCAACATAAGTTTCTTTAGTGGTAATGTTTCATGGTTAATGTCAGTTACATTTATAAATTATGAAATTATTTATATTGACTCCCAGTCAGTTGGTATTCTTATTTTCAGGTAGTtattttcaattacatttttatatcttACAAATCTTTTACTGTTCAAGAACCTAACACTTTTTAATTGTACtttgtaaaacaattttaagaACAAGAATCTGCACTTCACTCTTGTCTGAAAGAGATCACTGGCAGTTCGTAGTAATTAGTATATGAAATATAGACTATTCTATTAGGGTTTattgtttcaaaatatattacaaGTGGTCACTTGTGTATCCTTTCGTATTGTTTTTTGCTCCTGGAGTTCTGTGATGAGGAGTTCTTTTACAGAGATTGTGAAATTTATATTGAAACACCATTATAACAGGTCAAAAGTATGGAGTTGCAAATGCAGTTGCTTAAATCTGTGCTTGCAATGTTTAATCTTTCCTTTTGTTTATTTGACATCTTTAAgtatttttctctgtatttaTGCGCCTTTAATTCATTCTGGGTTCTTATGACTGCTGTCTTATTCTTTcttgaaatgcattttattctgTGAATTATTGCAGAACATTGCTTTTCCCTTGAATTATAACTGAGAAGTTTCTCTGTGCATCCTTATTTATGATTATGAATTGCTCACACGTGCTTACATGATTGTAAGAAACAAGATGTGGTTATAGTAATTGGTTTTAAGAAATTCTTTGCTGTGTAAAAGAATGTTAACCTAGATACTTTACAGAAAATGTCTTTATGAAGCAACTTGAATCAACAGCATTAAGAATTAATGCTAAATGATCTTTGTATCCATTTGGTCGCAGCTCATAAATATGTTGCAGCTTTTTATACATATTTATGTAACAGTCAGTAGGATAGCTGCCggatattttaaatgttctttcacATTAAGGATAAAAACAGCGTTAATAATAGAGGAATACTGAGGTCCATcgatttttaaagtaaataggAAATATTTAGATAAATTTTGCAACCCTTTTGGGGGGTTTGATGAAGAGATTGGGATCTTCCCTAAGATTGTTGGGGTGCATGGAATTCGTTTAAACTGTAATTGTGAATAATATCCATGTTAAGAAATTCTGGACATTTTGACTTGTTTAACTGATATGTTCATTCGCTAATAAGAGTTCATATAAACCTTTattcttttgccttttttcaCAGTATGAAACATCTGTGTCATTTTGAATTGGTTTCTTCTTTGATCATCAAGTCCCAAGTGAACTTCTTTAACAACCATTTATGTTTTCTGTctgaagtttttttcttctgaaaaagacCATCAGGATAAAAATATTATGAAATCCTTGGGGATTATGCGTGTTCATTTCTTCACCTCCTTTCACAGTGGTAATCTGTAAGCATGATTATTAGACTGTAAATTTTCATATGGAATTTCTTTGGTGAAAAGTATACCTTTCCTTTGTGGTGGTCAATTAAGAAACTTAAGTAATCAAGAATTATTCAGAAGActtattcattttttcattaaaagtgTCCTATGCTTTACGGTTTCCCAGGTTCTGTAAAGAAAGCAAGTTGTCCTAGCTCATAAAATGTTCACATACATGCCAGATGCTTCTGTTGTATTCTTGATTCATCACTTGACAAGTCAGGCTGGGACGTATGAACTGTACTCGTTTTCCTACGCTTGAATAAAAATGGGAAACAAAATGAGTGATCTCAATGACTGACTGTCAGCTGCTGGGTGGTTGTATATTCAGTTATACAAACAGGGATACTTTCTTGCTTATCTCCTGTCACCGTACATATAGTGTTGTCTGTAGTTATTTGGACAGTGATacaattttttgttgttttggctctgtactccagcacattgggtttgaaatgaaacaatgattatgaggttaaagtgcagaatgtcagctttaattcaAGGGTATTTATGTctatattgggtgaaccatataagaatcacagccctttttatacatagCCCCCCTATTTCAAGGgaccaaaagtaattggacacattaacataatcttaaataaaattgtCATGTTTAGTACTTGGCTTTAAATCCTTTGCAATTGATGACTGCCTGAAGTCTGCGACCCATAGACATTCAAGACGATGGGTATCTTCCCTGGTGATGCTCTGCCAGGCTGTTATTCAGCCATTTTCAGTTCCTACTTGTTTCGGGGGCTTTTTGCCTTCAGTCTTGTCTTAAGTGAAATACATGCTCAATAGGATTCAGGTGGGGTGATTGACTTGGCCAGTCAAGAACATTCCACTTTTTGGCCCTGAAAAACTCCATAGTTGCTTTAGCAATATGTttggggtcattgtcctgctgcaaggTGAAAAGCCATCCAATGAGTTTTGAGGCATTTGGTTGGATCTGAGGAGATTAGATGCTTCTGTACAGAATTCATCCTGCTGTTACCATCGGCAGTAACATCATCAATAAGGATAAGCGAGCCAGTTCCACTGGCAGTCATACATGTCCAAGCCATGACACTACCTCCACCATGTTTCACAGATGAGATGGTATGCTTTGGATCATGAGCAGTTCCTTTTTTCACCACACTTTCACCTCTTTCCATCACTCTGGTTCAGGTTTATCTTCATCTCATCTGTCCATAAGACTTTGTCCCAGACACATCTTTGACAGATTTATTCCTACATCCTGGAGAGTTCTTGATCTGTTCAACAGTTGAAAAGGGTTTTTTCTTCAGGATTGAAAGTATTCTTCTGTCATCCGCTACTGTGGTTTTCCGCGGTCTACGAGGTTGTTTGCTATTGCTAAGCTCACCAGTGTGTTCTTGCTTCTTAATGTACCAAACAGTTGATTTTGACACACTTAATGTTTTGGCTATGTCTCTGACCTTTTGTTAGCTCTCTTGTGCATGAACTAATGATGCAATGATACACAGCTGGCAAAGAAACAACTGAGCAGCCAATTGCCCATTTACTTTTGGTCCCCTAAAATGGGAAgactatgtataaaaaggaCTGTGATTCCTATACGGTTCACCCAATATAGACGTAAAAATACCCTTGAATTAAAGCTGATATTCTACACTTTAACCTCATAGTCATTGTTTCGTTTCGAATCCAATGTGCAGGAGTCcagagccaaaacaacaaaaattgtgtcactgtcccAATACGTATGGGCTGCACTGTATGAATTACTGACAACTTTCTCTAAAACTGTGGTCATCTCTGTAGCGGTGTGCtaatttctccttttttctttcaaagtaTGTGTTGGCTGTGGGAAGCTCTGTGTTTCATGCCATGTTCTATGGTGAACTAGCAGAAGACAATGATGAAATCAGAATTCCAGATGTGGAACCTGCTGCTTTCCTTGCGATGCTGAAGTAAGGCTCCTTTCACTGTCACTGCTGATACAGTACCTCTTTCCACTCTTACTCCAGCTGAAAGGCTGTGGGAGAATTTGTTTCTTCCTGACTATAAAAGTCaggaaattctttttttttaagctccCTTGTTTTAAACTCTTTCATGAGGTTAATGGTATTATCAAAAACTTAATTTTTAATCCCTGCAGTTTATGCCtataaaacaaaaggaataaaGTTGGGTAGAAATCTTTTATCTagatgatttaatttttttttaaaactaatatcAGTTCATGACTTTTCAAGATTGAAAAATAGTTTCTTGAACCACTTAAAAGTTCTGCAGTTAAGTCATGCTTTTTTGTATTGGTGTTTATACTTGTATTGAACATGAAGCATTGTGTGTTGAGAATATTTTCTTAGAGAttgaagaagaaaatattttactgatGCGTAGTATTAAGACCAAACATCAGAAATATAAATGATACACAGACCAGAACTTGCCTTTAAAGGTCATAATTGGTGTCACCTATAGTTCCCCCTGTGATTGCTCTACCATTTCCACTTAAAATCCTGATCACGTCTTGATGAAGGCTTGTTTACACTGAAATATTGAGAAACTTGATAAGGtccaacaaaacaaaagtgtagcaaagagtgtgtgtgtcaagCTCATATAAGTAGGTCTGCTGATTTTTACTGGTTCTCTGGTACTGgtactctttttttctcttcccttttcagtATGTCTGTCAACAAGACTCAAGACAACGGCAGGCTTTTTTTGTCATCTTTTGTAGGAGATGAAGGATCATAATTCTATTTAGCAATCTTTAGCAATTCACAATTTAACATTATTTCAATAGGAACAGAGTGGTGAGGTGTGTGTAGAACAGGGGTTTCAACTTAATTCTTAAGAACCTATATCAGTTCATTAGCCGTATAGTAGGACCAATGTGGCAGTTCTTCCTAGCTCTCTGggtgaaggtgcttttaagagACCTAGGTAGTCTGCAAATTTAcaggccctccaggaccaggactgggcaaCCCTGATTAGAGGAGGGAGATCTTACAGTGctgtgaaatacaatattgtaaacGTTTATGAATAACACAGTACTAAGTACTAAAACCTTATGTTGACCTCTACTGTGAATGAGCAAAAGTGGTGTATTTCATATaatcattctttttaaaaacctcCAATTGTGTGGCTTATGATGGTACCCCATATTTCTGTGCCCAACAAGTATGTAACAAAACTACTGGCATAATGGATGAATTCAAGTCACTGAACTGTAGACACAAGTCAAAACTTATATTACATGACAGTGTAAGTACTAGCTACTGAAGACAATTTAAGTGAAAGGAAAGACGTAATTGCATGGAAGTTTTAATGGGAGTCTTACTTTGCTGTTGTCATCTACAGGTACATATATTGTGATGAAATTGATCTGGGTGCTGATACAGTACTGGCCACTTTGTACGCTGCCAAGAAGTATATTGTCCCTCACCTGGCTCGTGCCTGTGTCAACTTCCTAGAAACGAGCCTCAGTGCCAAGAATGCCTGTGTTCTGCTGTCACAGAGCTGCCTTTTTGAGGAGCCTGACCTCACCCAGCGGTGCTGGGAAGTCATTGATGCGCAGGCTGAGCTGGCCCTTAAGTCGGAAGGCTTCTGCGATATCGATACCCAGACACTCGAGAGCATCCTGAGAAGGGAGACGCTCAATGCCAAGGAGATTGTCGTCTTTGAAGCGGCGCTCAATTGGGCCGAGGCTGAGTGCCAAAGGCAGGAGTTGGCCGTGACCATAGACAACAAGCGCAAGGTCTTGGGGAAAGCGGTTTATCTCATCCGAATCCCCACGATGGCTTTGGACGACTTTGCCAACGGGGCCGCCCAGTCAGGCGTGCTGACCCTCAATGAGACAAATGACATTTTCCTGTGGTACACGGCAGCCAAAAAGCCGGAGCTGCAGTTTGTGAGCAAGCCGAGGAAAGGCCTGGTCCCCCAGCGCTGTCACCGCTTCCAGTCCTGCGCCTACAGGAGCAACCAGTGGCGCTACCGAGGCCGTTGCGACAGCATCCAGTTTGCTGTAGACAAGCGGGTTTTTATTGCTGGCTTTGGCTTGTATGGGTCCAGCTGTGGCTCAGCCGAGTACAGTGCCAAGATTGAACTTAAACGTCAGGGGGTCATTCTGGGGCAGAACTTGAGCAAATACTTCTCCGACGGCTCCAGCAACACCTTCCCTGTGTGGTTCGAGTACCCAGTGCAGATTGAGCCCGACACTTTCTACACAGCCAGCGTGGTCCTCGATGGCAACGAACTCAGCTATTTCGGACAAGAAGGAATGACAGAGGTCCAGTGTGGAAAGGTTACTTTCCAGTTTCAGTGTTCATCTGACAGCACCAATGGAACAGGAGTGCAGGGAGGACAAATTCCAGAGCTGATATTTTATGCCTGAAATATAGAACCTGagttttttttcaacctgctctGGCAAAGTcttgttttaattgtgtttactaaaacaacttcaataaaacttATTTTGTACTGTTAGTGCTTTTATCAGAAGAAGCATGGTTATACCCAACTGCTACTTAAATGTACTATGCATtcatctgttttatttattttggttcAGAAGCAATTTTATGCAATGTGTTCTGCACTGATTTTAAAGACAGGTGCATTTCTGTTTAGCTCTATAATATTATAAACTATTGACCCTTTTGTGGTGATATTAAATAAGCTGGTCTTGTATAGCTATGCTGTAAAAAggcattaaatatataaaaacactGGTAAAAGTTTACTTTCACCTCAGAAAAAACTAAGCTGTGGCGTTCTAACAAATGTTAGAATTAGCACTGGATTCTGCTGTTCGTCTTACATATTTTACTGTCTAtgtagatgtgtgtgtgtgtgtgtatatatatatatgcacttAATCCACGGCTGTTTTGCCTTCTGAAGATacgaatttaaaaaaactggagGAATTTTAAAACTTGCCAAAAGATTAGATGTTTATGGATGTTGACTTGCCCATATAAGCACAGGCATAATGTAGCAACAACAAGCAGTACATTGACTTATAGTGGTTATAATTTTTTAACACTTAACCCTCAAGAGTACATTTTAAAGTTATAATAGGACACCAAAGTTTTTACCTGTAAAAGGATATTTGTTCTTTTAATGCATTACCCACAGAACATCTTGCAATGCTGCTTGTCAGCATTAGTGCTCTGTGTTGCATTGTACGCGAAAATTGAAAGACTCCAAATAAGCCAAATGCTTACAGACTCTTGCTTTAAGCTTAATTGGATTTACAAACAGCATCCATACTTGATGGAATATGCTTATGAGTACAGGACTAGACTGTACAAGCCCTGGACAGTTCCAAATCCTTCCCTTCCCATGTCTGTTGGAGAAATGTTCTGTGAAATTTGACATGTAAAActtctttttacatttcttgTGTTCCACATTCCTGTTCAAACTACTGACCTCAACTAAAtttgttttccttaaaatcGGTTATCTGGGGCATTTTTCTAAATGTCGCTGATAAATGCTTAAAAACTGCATGCACAACCATGCATGGCCTGATGTGGCTGGTGTCAGACTCCTCGCCTTTGGTAAATAGCTTGAACCATGTGACTGCACCCTGATGAGGTTGTTTAAACTCCAGGGTCCTACATCTCCCTTCTCttataaaaagtaatattttcttGGGTAATCAGCATTTTTATGCATATTTTTAAGAActaattttcctttaaatttttgtcaagctttattttttccatgttCCAGTTTTGTTTCATCAACCCAGTACAGAGCCTATCAAGCTTATTTTGCCCACATGATAGTGCTCATAAGGCACTTAAAGAAAATAGTTCCAGGAcatatttgcttacccttctcTGGCAGTTTACAGCAGAGGATGGAAATAGTGTACTGTTTGTGTATCTTcagtttacatttattttctggtGGATTCTGTTGCACTCAAAGGGAAGAAACTGTGTCTTCACCAAAGAAAGACATGTCTTTGGGCCTTGGAACAGAACAAAGTTATCTAAATGCAGTGTGTTTATTCCTCTTTTGCAGTGAGAGTAATGCCTTTGTTTGTCTTCATTAGCTGAATCAGAAAGTAGTTTTTTGATAATCAAAGCAGGTATATTCAGTGATACAGGGGTAACAGAGTACTGCCCAGTAATTCCAAGCACTATAGCTCGTACTTGTAGTGTGCTGGCCAATCATCTTGAGTCTCCATTAGCAGTAAATGTTTCAGACTGTATACAGATGAAAAGCCAGTAGCTCCTCTTAGTGAAGTTACATATTTTGTGTTGTTTCCctttattgttctttttctcACCAATAGAAACTCAACACAAGTCTCTTCATTAATGGAAACACAAGGTGATTTTTCAATGAGCATATTACAGTCTAATTTTTGCCAAATGCCTTCTTTCACTTTGAGTTTAATATGTACATAAAAAAACTGAGTGCTGTTTTGATATGAGATCTCTCAGTCATGCAGTAGAATTTATTTAACCaattgtaagatttttttttattaaacagccCGTATATCATTTGTTGTTGCCTGTTCTCTAAAACCCTGAGACCTGTTAACCAAGCATAATAGAAATGAAGGAAAACAGTCAATGAAGGAGCTCACAG from Lepisosteus oculatus isolate fLepOcu1 chromosome 17, fLepOcu1.hap2, whole genome shotgun sequence encodes:
- the btbd3b gene encoding BTB/POZ domain-containing protein 3 isoform X1; protein product: MVDAKGKNMKCLTFFLMLPESVKIRSNKGSKKGSPTNSKLPPACYEIITLKTKKKKKMAAEIFPTKKPASTSSVQQFQQQNLNNNNTIQTTNWQGLYPTIRERNAVMFNNELMADVHFVVGPPGGTQRLPGHKYVLAVGSSVFHAMFYGELAEDNDEIRIPDVEPAAFLAMLKYIYCDEIDLGADTVLATLYAAKKYIVPHLARACVNFLETSLSAKNACVLLSQSCLFEEPDLTQRCWEVIDAQAELALKSEGFCDIDTQTLESILRRETLNAKEIVVFEAALNWAEAECQRQELAVTIDNKRKVLGKAVYLIRIPTMALDDFANGAAQSGVLTLNETNDIFLWYTAAKKPELQFVSKPRKGLVPQRCHRFQSCAYRSNQWRYRGRCDSIQFAVDKRVFIAGFGLYGSSCGSAEYSAKIELKRQGVILGQNLSKYFSDGSSNTFPVWFEYPVQIEPDTFYTASVVLDGNELSYFGQEGMTEVQCGKVTFQFQCSSDSTNGTGVQGGQIPELIFYA
- the btbd3b gene encoding BTB/POZ domain-containing protein 3 isoform X2 encodes the protein MAAEIFPTKKPASTSSVQQFQQQNLNNNNTIQTTNWQGLYPTIRERNAVMFNNELMADVHFVVGPPGGTQRLPGHKYVLAVGSSVFHAMFYGELAEDNDEIRIPDVEPAAFLAMLKYIYCDEIDLGADTVLATLYAAKKYIVPHLARACVNFLETSLSAKNACVLLSQSCLFEEPDLTQRCWEVIDAQAELALKSEGFCDIDTQTLESILRRETLNAKEIVVFEAALNWAEAECQRQELAVTIDNKRKVLGKAVYLIRIPTMALDDFANGAAQSGVLTLNETNDIFLWYTAAKKPELQFVSKPRKGLVPQRCHRFQSCAYRSNQWRYRGRCDSIQFAVDKRVFIAGFGLYGSSCGSAEYSAKIELKRQGVILGQNLSKYFSDGSSNTFPVWFEYPVQIEPDTFYTASVVLDGNELSYFGQEGMTEVQCGKVTFQFQCSSDSTNGTGVQGGQIPELIFYA